In Deltaproteobacteria bacterium, the DNA window CATCGCCTCCTCAAGGGCTTCGACCTGTTCACGGATTCGGAGCGACTCAGGGTGTAAGGCGAGAAGCTCACGGCATGCAGGCAGCAGCGTAGAGCCGGCAACATCATTTGCCATTATCCGCCCCCTCCGCACTGGTCACCCTGATTTCGCCGGAGATCAGCTTCGGCAGCAGCGCATCCCGGATAAGGGCAAGGGTGCGGGATTCAGTTTGATTGGCAGAAACCATTGCGAACATCGGCCCGACAATTTTCCCAAAAGCGAGAGCGGTTGACTTTATCGGCCGCGCGGCCTTGAAGTGAGTTAGCGATGAGGCTGCGACACGCTGGCGGCCGCTGGTACCCGTCATGTTCTTTATGGCGAAGTCGCGGAATTCCGGCAGCCTGGCAAGGCAGTAAGCGTATATTGGCGGCAGAGGCGGTAAAGGGCGCAGGACAATGTATTCAGTCGATCCCCAGCCAATTGCCTCTGGTGGTAAGAAGTCCACAAAAGCCGTCTTGCCGTTCTCCAGGCATGGCGTAATGCGTGCGACAAGGGTATCCCCGTTCATAAACCGCATCCCTGAGCCGAAAGCTCTTTCATCCCACCTGTTCGGAGCATGACCCCGAGTTGGCATATCGGCCATCTCCAAATAGGGTGCAATTTGTCCATTTTTAAGCGGTCTTCGAGGGTTGATTTCAAATAAATTGTCCAAGGATACCACATCCCACCCCTTTGGGGTGGGTCCAAGTTCGGTTTCAGTGAGCTGATCAGGCAACTGGTCGAAAACATCCTGTGGCATACTCTGGAAACTGGTCACACCTGCCACCTTGGCCTTGACCGGCTCGAAGTCGATGAACCACGCCCTGAAGATCGCCCGCGCCATCTTCTCCAACGTTGCATTCATCCGTCGGTTCAACTCGATCTTATCATCCAACGACCCAAGGATGTCGACAATGGCCTCTTGTTCGGGAATTGGAGGGGTGGGAACCTCTATAGACCTGAGGTAAGTTACAGGCTGTGCGATGGAAGGAACGCCTGATGGAGAGCTATTTGCCAACAATTTATGTTGGCCTTCACGGGTTTTGAAATAATAAGTTATGAATGGTGGTAGAACTTTTCTTCTGTTACACCTCAAATAGAATTGTCGCTGTGAAATTATATATCGTTCATAGCGTGATGTATCAGGAATATAGGCTACTTGGCCAATATTCCCTGCGTGAGTAAAAATAACGTCTCCTTGGAACACATTTGAGTTGCTTAACTTTTCCGCATGTTCAGGCGCTATAAAGTTATACTCACCATCCTGTAATCGTGAACCATGGAGATGTTGTCCACTAATCACAGGTATGCCATCAGGTACGAAAGTGGACACTTTGATTGACGAACCAAAAGGACCCATTCCGACTTTTTCGGTGATGTCCTCAATCCTTCGATGCACCCATTCACTTGCCATAGCCAATGCCCTCCAGATTCTTCGAAATGATCTGGCTGAGTTTGGCTGACTCCTTTGTTTGCTCCTTTAGCGCAAAAGTAAGTCTTGCCATTTTTTCCTCGAAGGGTTCGCCGTCGTCTTCGAACTCGGCTGCGCCGACATAGCGGCCCGGCGTCAGGACATATCCATGCTTCCTTATCTCTTCGAGCGTGGTGGATTCGCAGAAGCCAGGGATGTCCACGTAGTCGCCGGCACCGGCTTCGCCTCGCCAAGCGTGGTAGGCACGCGCGATTCGGCCTATGTCGCTGTCGGGCGGCAATGGATATTCGTCGCGGCCGGTGAGATAGCGCAGTGCGCGGGTTTCCATCGTGCCCATCTGGCGGGCGTCGATGAAGAGCGTCTGACCCCGCCGGTCACGCCCCGCCGGCTTCAGCTTCTTGCCGGTTTTATCGCGGCTGACGAACCAGAGGCAGACAGGGATTCCGGTCGTCAAAAAAAGCTGCGCCGGCATGGCGACGATGCAGTCCACCAAATCGGCCTCGATGATATTCTTGCGGATGTCGCCCTCGCCCCCGCTACCCGAGGAGAGCGACCCATTGGCCATGACGAAGCCGGCAATACCGCCCCCACGCCCGTTGGGCGGGGCCAGGTGGTGGATGAAGTGCTGAATCCAGGCGTAGTTGGCGTTGCCGACCGGTGGGACGCCGAATTTCCAGCGCACGTCATCGCGCAGAAGCGCGCCCGACCAGTCGGAGACGTTGAACGGCGGATTGGCGAGGACATAGTCGGCCTTGAGATCAGGGTGCAGGTCTCGGACGAAGCTGTCGGCTGGCTGCTCGCCGAGGTTGGCCTCAATCCCTCGGATGGCGAGGTTCATATGGGCCAAACGCCAAGTGGTGGGGTTGGACTCCTGGCCGAAGATGGAGATGTCGCGCTGACCCCGGGCCTTCGGGCCCTTGCCGTTCCCGTTTCCAGTGGTGTGTGCTTCGACAAAGCGGACGGACTGTACAAACATGCCACCCGATCCGCAGCAAGGGTCATAGACCCGTCCCTCGTAAGGTTCGATCATTTCAACCAACAACCGGACGACAGAGCGGGGCGTGAAAAATTCGCCGCCCAGTTTGCCCTCGGCAGCGGCAAACTTACCCAAGAAGTATTCATAGACGCGGCCGAGCACATCCTTGGCGCGGGCCTGGTCGGTTCCTATTGCGATGGAGGCGATCTGGTCAATAAGACCACCAAGGCGTTCGGGGGCGATACCGCGCCGGGCGTAGTCACGTGGGAGCTTGCCCTTGAGCTTTGGGTTGTCGCGCTCAATGGCATACATTGCATCATCAATGAGCCTGGCAATGTTGGGCTGCTTGCCTTGGGCCTGGATATTGCCCCACCTGGACTCCGGTGGCACCCAAAAGACATTCTCAGCGGTGTATTCATCACGGCTTTCGAGCAGAGCCTCGGCTTCTTTCCCCTTGATGCCCTCGGCCTGGAGTTCCTCGGTGAGAGCTGCCCGGCGAGCCTCGAAGGCGTCGGAGATGTACTTCAGGAAGATCAGACCGAGGACAACGTGCTTGTACTCTGCGGCGTCGATGGAGCCGCGCAGTTTGTCCGCGGTCTGCCACAGCGCCTCCGGGTCAACACCTAGCTCACCGGCGCTGATAATGGCAGTTTGCCCGGATTGATGATTGTTCGATGCCATGGTTCAGTACCTTCCCCTGTGGGCCGGCCTATGCGCCCTCTTTTGATTTTGGCTTGCCTGCGCAAACATCCTTGGTCCGTATGGACCATCATTATTCTTCTACTAAAAACTCTTGGAGGAGATCACGGCTCTTCTCGCCCAGGTTCCGAAGCAAGTCCTCGATTTGCTTCATTGCCAGCGGCGACGGCTTAGCTCGGCCGTTCTCCCATCGGTTGATGGTTGGAAAGGTCACACCGAGCTTTGCCGCGAATTTCTCCTGGGTGAGTCCTGTGCGTTCCCGAAGTTTGCGGACCAGTATATGGATGTCTGCCTGCGTATTCAACAATCTTCTCCTTTCAGATCCAAAAGAGACCTGAGCAGATCACAAATTATAATACGTAGCATATCAAATGATATATCATGCAATGTTAAGAAAGCGCTGTCAAGCGGGATTTCCACCCGGAGGCTTTTCTGGATGGGAGATAACTTGGCTTCAGTGCCAGACCCCGCCCAATAGCTCTTTGAAGGAGCTGATCCAGCGATTCTCGCCTACGTAAAGCCAGGCAGGAAGCATGGCTCCGTTTACCCGGACCGGGACCAGGACGCGGCAGTAGAGGCAAGGGCCGCCGGGGTGAAATCCCTCCAGCCGGTCAATGGCCTGGAGGCGGGTCTCGGGGTCGTCGAAAATCAAAAGTTCCCCGTACACGGGGCCCCAGGGCGCGCACGTGGCGTTCTTGGGGAGCCGATTGGGGGTTGACTCGGGGTCGCGCACGAGGGCCGCGAAGCGCGCTTGTGTGGCCACGTCGGCCAGGGGGTCGGTGGTGCCATGAGCTAGGACGTCCTCCTCCGGGACCTGCAGGACCGGAATGCCGGAGGACGTCTCGAAGAGGCGGCCGCGGACCACTGCGTCCTCCACAGCCAGGACGCCTCGGCAAAAGCGGTCGTGGTTCCAGAAACCTCGCTTGAGAGTCCCGTAGACGAAGAGCCTCAGCATTCCGCTCGTGTTCGCCTTCGAGGATTCTACTGGGTTCATTGCCTGGTTCATGGGGGTGTCTGTCATGGTTCCGCTCCCTTTCTCTCCTGG includes these proteins:
- a CDS encoding restriction endonuclease subunit S; amino-acid sequence: MASEWVHRRIEDITEKVGMGPFGSSIKVSTFVPDGIPVISGQHLHGSRLQDGEYNFIAPEHAEKLSNSNVFQGDVIFTHAGNIGQVAYIPDTSRYERYIISQRQFYLRCNRRKVLPPFITYYFKTREGQHKLLANSSPSGVPSIAQPVTYLRSIEVPTPPIPEQEAIVDILGSLDDKIELNRRMNATLEKMARAIFRAWFIDFEPVKAKVAGVTSFQSMPQDVFDQLPDQLTETELGPTPKGWDVVSLDNLFEINPRRPLKNGQIAPYLEMADMPTRGHAPNRWDERAFGSGMRFMNGDTLVARITPCLENGKTAFVDFLPPEAIGWGSTEYIVLRPLPPLPPIYAYCLARLPEFRDFAIKNMTGTSGRQRVAASSLTHFKAARPIKSTALAFGKIVGPMFAMVSANQTESRTLALIRDALLPKLISGEIRVTSAEGADNGK
- a CDS encoding gamma-glutamylcyclotransferase, which gives rise to MTDTPMNQAMNPVESSKANTSGMLRLFVYGTLKRGFWNHDRFCRGVLAVEDAVVRGRLFETSSGIPVLQVPEEDVLAHGTTDPLADVATQARFAALVRDPESTPNRLPKNATCAPWGPVYGELLIFDDPETRLQAIDRLEGFHPGGPCLYCRVLVPVRVNGAMLPAWLYVGENRWISSFKELLGGVWH
- a CDS encoding helix-turn-helix transcriptional regulator; protein product: MNTQADIHILVRKLRERTGLTQEKFAAKLGVTFPTINRWENGRAKPSPLAMKQIEDLLRNLGEKSRDLLQEFLVEE
- a CDS encoding SAM-dependent DNA methyltransferase; this encodes MASNNHQSGQTAIISAGELGVDPEALWQTADKLRGSIDAAEYKHVVLGLIFLKYISDAFEARRAALTEELQAEGIKGKEAEALLESRDEYTAENVFWVPPESRWGNIQAQGKQPNIARLIDDAMYAIERDNPKLKGKLPRDYARRGIAPERLGGLIDQIASIAIGTDQARAKDVLGRVYEYFLGKFAAAEGKLGGEFFTPRSVVRLLVEMIEPYEGRVYDPCCGSGGMFVQSVRFVEAHTTGNGNGKGPKARGQRDISIFGQESNPTTWRLAHMNLAIRGIEANLGEQPADSFVRDLHPDLKADYVLANPPFNVSDWSGALLRDDVRWKFGVPPVGNANYAWIQHFIHHLAPPNGRGGGIAGFVMANGSLSSGSGGEGDIRKNIIEADLVDCIVAMPAQLFLTTGIPVCLWFVSRDKTGKKLKPAGRDRRGQTLFIDARQMGTMETRALRYLTGRDEYPLPPDSDIGRIARAYHAWRGEAGAGDYVDIPGFCESTTLEEIRKHGYVLTPGRYVGAAEFEDDGEPFEEKMARLTFALKEQTKESAKLSQIISKNLEGIGYGK